One stretch of Clostridiales bacterium DNA includes these proteins:
- a CDS encoding nucleotide exchange factor GrpE yields the protein MNDEKTRERTRELPVVELRQEEYKALQDQIANATQQLSIAQAIAVKEKARSEELSNLVNRMQADFDNYRKRVNEGNKKLKEDGVCAVLERLIPSLDVLKQAIQSIPDEKVAEGVKMIYRQILDVLAAFGVEEIPALGQQFDPNLHNAVMQTKTNDPSKVNMIVEVYNKGYKMGDRVLRHSVVRVAN from the coding sequence ATGAACGACGAAAAAACGAGAGAGCGCACACGCGAGCTACCAGTCGTCGAGCTTAGGCAAGAGGAGTACAAGGCGTTGCAGGATCAAATCGCAAACGCCACTCAGCAGCTCAGCATTGCTCAGGCGATAGCTGTTAAGGAAAAGGCACGCTCGGAGGAGTTGTCCAATCTCGTTAACCGTATGCAAGCAGACTTTGATAACTACCGCAAACGTGTAAACGAGGGCAATAAAAAGCTTAAAGAGGATGGCGTATGCGCCGTTTTGGAGCGGCTTATCCCGTCGCTCGACGTCTTAAAGCAGGCTATTCAGTCCATTCCGGACGAGAAGGTTGCCGAGGGCGTTAAGATGATATACCGTCAAATCTTAGACGTTCTTGCGGCGTTCGGCGTGGAGGAGATCCCCGCGCTCGGTCAGCAGTTCGATCCCAATTTACATAACGCGGTTATGCAAACCAAGACGAACGATCCCTCTAAGGTCAATATGATCGTCGAGGTTTATAACAAGGGCTATAAAATGGGCGACCGCGTTTTGCGGCACAGCGTCGTCAGAGTCGCCAATTAA